In Chlorocebus sabaeus isolate Y175 chromosome 2, mChlSab1.0.hap1, whole genome shotgun sequence, the genomic stretch cagGAAGAGAGACAGATCAGAGGAGGGCCAGGCAATGGATGTGAAGAAAGCCAGAGAGGCCTGAGGGTGCTCGAAGAGGCCCCTGCTGTGAGCCAATGGCAGACACAGAGCACTGAGGTAAACAGATTTTACCAGAGGGTGAAATGGTGCCCAGCACTGTGTGAATGCAAAAATGCCCTGTCACTAGcaaccattattttctttttaaatggttttGGAGAATGATTTGACTCCTCCCACTTTGCCCCAGGTTGACTGATATTGACAGTTTTAGAGTCTATGAAAACAAGTATGGCAGAAACACCTTAAAAGGGAGCCTGTGGGGTGAGTGAGAATAGccccatttctcccttttgaGTATCCAAGCTCCTCCCTGACCATGAAGACCTGGCTCCCCACCCCTGTTTTCACCCATACATCCTATTCTGCAGTATCAAATTTAGCAAAAAGCTTCAAAGATGCAGATACTGGTAAAGAAGAAGAGCTCCTCAGACAGAGTTCCCCAAGGCCATCAATCCAGGAAAGTTCTGTCTCCTCCTCACTGGGTTTCCCGAGTCTCATTTGCACAACATCCTAAGGATATATCtcagaacagaaagccaaacactccATCTGGCGCTGGCAGGTGAGCAGTCCTGTGCTGCTTCTAACCACGACCTCTCTGTCTTGTCCTCTCCCATACAGCCAGTGGGGGTGGGTCAAAATGTGTGAGTGACACCCCGGGATACTGCAGGACACATTGCCACCGGGGGGAGACAGCATTGTTCATGTGCAGCCCTTTCAGAAAATGCTGCATCAGCtactccttcctgcctcagcctgaccTACCGCAGCTCGTCGGGAACCACTGGCCATCAAGGAGCGGAAacacacaaaggaaaaacaagaagCAACAAACGACCGTAACGCCATAATAACCCCTCCTGTCACCCCCACCAACTCAAAGAAATATCATTTCCACAGTTCCAGTTCCTCCTACGTTGTTGAGAACTAGCCAAGTCTCCTCCTTGTGGGGCAGATATCTATAGCCAACCCCAAAACTTCTGTCTTCTATCATTCTGTCATTCATCTAATAACTAATTTGGAGTTTGTATCTATCTTATGAGAGCAATCATCATGCAGACTCGTCCACAGGGGATCTGTCAGTTTGGGTCCTCCAAATGAAAAATGCCAAGACAGAATTGGACATGCAAAAGATTGACTGGGAGAACACACCTCTGATGGACAAAGGTGAGAGAGAGCAACCACAGGCAAGGAGAACCTTCAGACTGCAGTGCTGACCTAATACGTATCAAAGGAGAGAGGGATAGAGAAGGACTGAATAGAAGGAGACTGAGACTGTAGCTCTAAGAAAGTCTTAGCCAAACAGATGGGGAGGCCCAAAGCAAGGCTTGCTCCTCAGAGGAGCTCCCACAGGGCAGGAATAGCCAGGTTCTCATATCCCAGGGGTTCAGTCTTTGGCTGAGAACAGTCCTTGGAGAACATGGGGTGACTGCTACCATTGGTCTGGAAGTATGACAGCTTGAGGCTGTCCACCAACTATCCCCCTGAAGCAAGTTCTCTTGAAAGGAAATCTGAACAGTGCTGCCATGGAGtataaggaggaagagaaaggagctaAAAGTCTAGGTTTGCCCAGCTAGGTAGACTGACTtgtgaagtatttatttattcatttgagtaACAAAGCAGACAGAATACATAGCCGCCATTGGTAGTACACCCTGAAAGCAAGGAAGGCATGATGCTGGTGACTCAAACGTACCTACCCATGGTGTAAAATTGGCATAATCCTCCTGGGAAGCTGTGCAGAAATAAGCACAGAGAAGCAGAACTCTACTTGTTTAATCCACTAAACGTTACTTCTGGAAATTGGTTCATCATAAATTATCCAAGAGAAGTAAAAAGTTATGGGCACAAAGATTTTTccatataatattatttaaaatgctgagaaaatgaaaaaatctaaATGGTGAAATATATACTAATGCCATctataaatacaaacaaatagaatGCTTATAAAATAATGGAACATAATAACATTATTCAAAATTGCATTTATGCTGTAGTTGTCAAAATTGTCTCCTTATATGatacaaaaatcattaaaattatgacttttttgtttggttggaaAGCAGAATTATGCATAAATTTCCTCTTACAGTTTGATGCCCATTagttttatgtaatatttatttgaCAGGTACTAACTTCTATTTGAGAAGAACAAACCAAAACACTCAGGCCTAAATAATTAAAAGCAGTCCTAAAAACTAGCAAACCAGATAAGAAAAGATGTTAATGCCTATTCCCTAACTTATATCTTAGACCAAAATTAATTCTAGATGGTTTTAAAATGACAGTGTAAAAGCAAAGTATTAAAAGATTGTGTGGTCAAATATTCAATTTAAGAGCAAGGAAATTCTTATAAATATAACAATAGAGGCAGAACTCATGTAAGATTAAATTGATTAGGTGGCATTAAATATTAAGTTCCTGTGTATGTCAAAAGGTAtcattttgaaattcatccatCTTACTGGGTATTGCAGGAGTTCGttcctttttgtttataaatactCTTCTGTCATATGAAGAGTATTTATTTATACACtgatttgttgatggacatttgggttgttcccagtttatggctattgcaaataaagcTTCTATGCACATTTATGTACAAATCTTTGTATGGATGTATGCTTTCATTTCCCTAAGGTACATACCTAGGATTGGAATGTCTGAATCATATGGTAGGAGaatgtttagctttttttttttttttttttttttttttttgagacggagtttcgctcttgttgcccgggctggagtgcaatggcacaatctcagctcactgcaaccctcgcctcccgggttcaagtgattctcctgcctcagcctccggagtagctgggattacaggcatataccaccacgcccggctaatttttgtatttttggtagagacggagtttctccatgttggtcaggctggtctggaactcccgacctcagatgatccacccaccttggcctcccaaagtgctgagattacaggcttgagaatgtttagctttttaaggaaatacaaaattgttttccaaaatggttgtgcCAGTGGATGTGCCCATCAGCAGTATGTGAAAGTTCCCGCTGTTCCTCATCCTCACCAGCATGTGATAGAGTCAGTCTTTTGCATTTTCATCATCctaatagatgtgtagtggtattttattatgctttcaatttgcatttttaataactaGTTACCAAAAAAGTATattctgtatgattctatttacatagtttttaaaattcttttaaaattacataaaatgatttaaaatagaaagtaagAATCTAATGACAGAAAGCAAATCACTGATTGTCCGGGGATGTGAAAGGTGCCTGGAGAGGGCTGAAAGAATGTAAAGGGACCTGAGGACACTTTGAGGGGTGATCAGTCAGGATACATTCAtaatcttgattgtggtaatggctTAACGGGGATGTACGGAAGTCAAAAAATTACCAAATGGTAAACTTTAAATGTGTTCAGTTTGTTGTATAtcaatttaaactttaaaaaagctattattttaataaaataaataaatctcacagtgaaacagaaaaattaaagtatCATAAATAGTTTAAAGACAtatgacaggccgggcgcggtggctcaagc encodes the following:
- the DEFB132 gene encoding beta-defensin 132; translated protein: MKFLLLVLAALGFLTQVIPPSGGGSKCVSDTPGYCRTHCHRGETALFMCSPFRKCCISYSFLPQPDLPQLVGNHWPSRSGNTQRKNKKQQTTVTP